CCAGAAACGGGGCCTGAACCGCTCGATCGCGAGCGAGGCGTGGGGCCGAACGGTCGAGTTCCTGACCTACAAGAGCGCTGACCGTGGCGGTCTGGTCGCCAAGGTCAGCCCGTACGGCACCAGCCAAGAGTGCCACCGCTGCCACACCACCACTGCAGGATCACGCGAAACGCAGTCCCGGTTCGCGTGCAAGAACCTGGCGTGCGGATGGACCGGCAACGCCGATACCAACGCCGCCCGAAACCAGCTTCATCGGTACAACTCTGCCGCCGGACGGGCGGTCACAGGACGTGGAGACTCCGGGATACCGGGGCCTGTGAAGCGTCAAGCATCCTGTCCCACAGTCTCGCCCGCACCCGCGCTGCGAGCTGCTGCATAAGCAGCGCAGGAACCCTCCACATCCATGTGGAGGAGCACGTCAAGTCACCTACGAGTGGGCCGGCAAGCCCTCGTACGGCTCCGTCGACTGACGAGGCAGGCCCCTGGTCACCGGTCCCGCCGCGAGACGGTGAGCATGTGGTTGCTGACTCCGAGAAGCGACGGCACGGATTCCATCGAGCGCTGGGCCTCGAGCAGGAGCGCCCGGCGTTCCGGGTCGTCGAGCCAGTCGTCGACGTCGCCGTACAGCCCGAACGCCCCCTGCAGCCCGTACCGCTCGACCTCGGCGAATCCGGCGTCGGCGAACTCCCCGGGAACCTCCTCCGGGTCGTGGAAGTAGCCGGTGAAACCCCGCGCGGGAGAGAGCATGATGCCGTCCGCCATGGACGCCTGTGCGGCCTGCCGCTGCCGTTCGTCCAGGTAAGCACCCGTGTAGATCGTGTCGTGCACGGCCGCGTAGCGGCTGATGGTCGCGGCCGCCACCAGGCCGCCGGGCCGTACGGCACGACGGGCCTC
The Nonomuraea helvata genome window above contains:
- a CDS encoding class I SAM-dependent methyltransferase, with the protein product MTVTRELHAYYEQDREHARLREGRNRLEFWRTQDVLRRTLPPPPARVLDVGGGPGAHAEWLSADGYEVELLDPIPLHVARAGELTGVSARLGDARRLPVPDASVDAVLLLGPLYHLQERADRVRALAEARRAVRPGGLVAAATISRYAAVHDTIYTGAYLDERQRQAAQASMADGIMLSPARGFTGYFHDPEEVPGEFADAGFAEVERYGLQGAFGLYGDVDDWLDDPERRALLLEAQRSMESVPSLLGVSNHMLTVSRRDR